In the genome of Notamacropus eugenii isolate mMacEug1 chromosome 5, mMacEug1.pri_v2, whole genome shotgun sequence, one region contains:
- the IRGQ gene encoding immunity-related GTPase family Q protein isoform X2, producing the protein MPPPRGDVTALFLGPPGSGKSELIAALRKAPEAWHEDARVPALYPAGPGLFLGELSCPPAAPEPWAAEADVLVLVWGPRIGNGAEEEDGSLPEGLGAAGRAALARGAPLLAVWSRGPRNENAGTPEQPEDLEQERMKAAAQLAAAGLGAAPLYILSRPGPQGTDLTRLREALHDQGAALERLLPPAQEGFEVVGGAELEAVREAFEAGGLEAAMTWLRSGLERLGSARVDLGVAGPEAPTVIGSLLGQDLEPTPTSPGPAPYPAPDRSNVVLWALPDDADLTASPDPGPAHYDALVLVILGAPTPADVSRGRALAGPVTPLFFVRTDGEGEDPELEDAEEKSGPEGGEDKERDREDGKKDDGGKNSGSGNTSRDGDPKSGGGSGEHEIRSGRGEGEEEGWEVLGAEEAEDAPPPVFPLRPGGLPGLAAALQRALSPAQGTALLLALPPASARAARAKADALRAGAWRAALLASVAAAASPAPGLGHACDVALLRGQLAGYRRALGLEAAAVARRELALGLEPGTLVGRERSRLALNGAARGEVEARLRGWAGEGTAGGAALGALSFLWPAGGAAATGGLGYRAAHGVLLASLDELQADAENVLGPGPGPDPE; encoded by the exons ATGCCTCCCCCGCGGGGTGACGTGACCGCCTTATTCCTGGGTCCCCCCGGTTCAGGAAAGTCGGAGCTCATCGCTGCACTCCGGAAGGCTCCAGAGGCCTGGCATGAAGATGcgagagtccctgccctctacCCCGCGGGACCTGGTCTCTTCCTGGGCGAGCTAAGCTGCCCTCCTGCAGCGCCCGAGCCCTGGGCAGCCGAGGCTGACGTGCTTGTACTGGTCTGGGGGCCTCGGATCGGGAACGGGGCTGAGGAAGAGGATGGGTCTCTGCCCGAGGGGCTGGGGGCAGCTGGGCGGGCGGCCCTGGCCCGTGGGGCACCCCTGCTAGCGGTGTGGAGCCGGGGTCCCAGGAATGAGAACGCTGGGACCCCAGAGCAGCCTGAAGACCTGGAGCAGGAAAGGATGAAGGCGGCCGCCCAGTTGGCCGCTGCCGGGCTCGGGGCCGCGCCACTTTATATACTTAGTCGGCCTGGACCCCAAGGAACTGACCTGACCAGACTTAGAGAGGCGCTACATGACCAAGGAGCGGCCCTGGAGAG GCTGCTGCCTCCTGCCCAGGAAGGTTTCGAGGTCGTGGGAGGGGCCGAGCTAGAAGCGGTGCGCGAGGCTTTCGAGGCAGGCGGCCTGGAGGCTGCCATGACCTGGCTGCGCTCGGGCCTCGAGCGTCTGGGAAGCGCCCGGGTGGATTTGGGCGTGGCTGGTCCAGAAGCCCCCACAGTCATAGGATCCCTTCTTGGGCAGGACCTTGAACCCACTCCCACCTCCCCTGGGCCAGCCCCCTATCCTGCCCCTGACAGGTCCAACGTGGTCCTCTGGGCCCTTCCTGACGATGCCGACCTCACCGCCAGCCCTGACCCCGGGCCTGCTCACTATGATGCCCTGGTCCTGGTGATTCTGGGAGCGCCGACGCCAGCCGACGTATCCCGTGGGAGGGCGCTGGCGGGTCCTGTCACACCCCTCTTCTTTGTAAGGACCGACGGGGAAGGCGAGGACCCTGAACTAGAAGACGCTGAAGAGAAATCTGGCCCCGAGGGTGGGGAGgacaaagaaagagatagagaggacgGAAAGAAGGATGATGGTGGGAAGAATTCGGGCAGCGGGAATACATCGCGAGACGGGGACCCGAAATCGGGCGGTGGATCTGGGGAGCACGAGATAAGATCGGGccgtggggagggggaggaggagggctggGAGGTGCTGGGCGCGGAAGAGGCCGAGGATGCCCCGCCGCCTGTCTTCCCCTTGCGTCCCGGGGGACTGCCAGGTCTAGCGGCTGCGCTACAACGAGCCCTGAGCCCTGCCCAGGGAACAGCCCTGCTGCTGGCCTTGCCTCCCGCATCTGCAAGGGCAGCGCGCGCCAAGGCGGACGCGCTGCGGGCTGGAGCGTGGCGCGCGGCCCTGCTGGCCAGTGTGGCCGCAGCTGCGTCCCCGGCTCCGGGGCTGGGACACGCGTGCGATGTGGCCCTGCTGCGGGGTCAACTGGCTGGCTACCGACGCGCGCTGGGGCTTGAGGCGGCCGCCGTAGCGCGGCGAGAGCTCGCCTTGGGACTAGAGCCTGGGACCCTGGTGGGGCGCGAGCGCTCGCGACTGGCACTGAACGGAGCTGCCCGTGGAGAGGTGGAGGCGCGCTTGCGGGGCTGGGCCGGCGAAGGAACCGCTGGCGGCGCGGCCTTGGGCGCGCTCTCCTTCCTGTGGCCGGCGGGCGGCGCGGCGGCCACCGGGGGCCTCGGATACCGCGCGGCCCACGGCGTGCTCCTGGCGTCTCTAGACGAGCTGCAGGCGGATGCTGAGAACGTGCTGGGCCCGGGCCCGGGCCCAGACCCTGAGTAA
- the IRGQ gene encoding immunity-related GTPase family Q protein isoform X1 yields the protein MPRPAPGAGPPGAKRPRTAPGACCLSAASLEIRVRTRAWLARTSGSLPAPTMPPPRGDVTALFLGPPGSGKSELIAALRKAPEAWHEDARVPALYPAGPGLFLGELSCPPAAPEPWAAEADVLVLVWGPRIGNGAEEEDGSLPEGLGAAGRAALARGAPLLAVWSRGPRNENAGTPEQPEDLEQERMKAAAQLAAAGLGAAPLYILSRPGPQGTDLTRLREALHDQGAALERLLPPAQEGFEVVGGAELEAVREAFEAGGLEAAMTWLRSGLERLGSARVDLGVAGPEAPTVIGSLLGQDLEPTPTSPGPAPYPAPDRSNVVLWALPDDADLTASPDPGPAHYDALVLVILGAPTPADVSRGRALAGPVTPLFFVRTDGEGEDPELEDAEEKSGPEGGEDKERDREDGKKDDGGKNSGSGNTSRDGDPKSGGGSGEHEIRSGRGEGEEEGWEVLGAEEAEDAPPPVFPLRPGGLPGLAAALQRALSPAQGTALLLALPPASARAARAKADALRAGAWRAALLASVAAAASPAPGLGHACDVALLRGQLAGYRRALGLEAAAVARRELALGLEPGTLVGRERSRLALNGAARGEVEARLRGWAGEGTAGGAALGALSFLWPAGGAAATGGLGYRAAHGVLLASLDELQADAENVLGPGPGPDPE from the exons atgcCCCGCCCTGCGCCGGGGGCGGGACCTCCGGGAGCTAAACGCCCCCGGACTGCGCCGGGCGCCTGCTGTTTATCCGCGGCGAGCCTTGAGATCCGGGTCCGGACGAGGGCGTGGCTAGCGCGGACCTCCGGGTCCTTGCCAG CCCCAACCATGCCTCCCCCGCGGGGTGACGTGACCGCCTTATTCCTGGGTCCCCCCGGTTCAGGAAAGTCGGAGCTCATCGCTGCACTCCGGAAGGCTCCAGAGGCCTGGCATGAAGATGcgagagtccctgccctctacCCCGCGGGACCTGGTCTCTTCCTGGGCGAGCTAAGCTGCCCTCCTGCAGCGCCCGAGCCCTGGGCAGCCGAGGCTGACGTGCTTGTACTGGTCTGGGGGCCTCGGATCGGGAACGGGGCTGAGGAAGAGGATGGGTCTCTGCCCGAGGGGCTGGGGGCAGCTGGGCGGGCGGCCCTGGCCCGTGGGGCACCCCTGCTAGCGGTGTGGAGCCGGGGTCCCAGGAATGAGAACGCTGGGACCCCAGAGCAGCCTGAAGACCTGGAGCAGGAAAGGATGAAGGCGGCCGCCCAGTTGGCCGCTGCCGGGCTCGGGGCCGCGCCACTTTATATACTTAGTCGGCCTGGACCCCAAGGAACTGACCTGACCAGACTTAGAGAGGCGCTACATGACCAAGGAGCGGCCCTGGAGAG GCTGCTGCCTCCTGCCCAGGAAGGTTTCGAGGTCGTGGGAGGGGCCGAGCTAGAAGCGGTGCGCGAGGCTTTCGAGGCAGGCGGCCTGGAGGCTGCCATGACCTGGCTGCGCTCGGGCCTCGAGCGTCTGGGAAGCGCCCGGGTGGATTTGGGCGTGGCTGGTCCAGAAGCCCCCACAGTCATAGGATCCCTTCTTGGGCAGGACCTTGAACCCACTCCCACCTCCCCTGGGCCAGCCCCCTATCCTGCCCCTGACAGGTCCAACGTGGTCCTCTGGGCCCTTCCTGACGATGCCGACCTCACCGCCAGCCCTGACCCCGGGCCTGCTCACTATGATGCCCTGGTCCTGGTGATTCTGGGAGCGCCGACGCCAGCCGACGTATCCCGTGGGAGGGCGCTGGCGGGTCCTGTCACACCCCTCTTCTTTGTAAGGACCGACGGGGAAGGCGAGGACCCTGAACTAGAAGACGCTGAAGAGAAATCTGGCCCCGAGGGTGGGGAGgacaaagaaagagatagagaggacgGAAAGAAGGATGATGGTGGGAAGAATTCGGGCAGCGGGAATACATCGCGAGACGGGGACCCGAAATCGGGCGGTGGATCTGGGGAGCACGAGATAAGATCGGGccgtggggagggggaggaggagggctggGAGGTGCTGGGCGCGGAAGAGGCCGAGGATGCCCCGCCGCCTGTCTTCCCCTTGCGTCCCGGGGGACTGCCAGGTCTAGCGGCTGCGCTACAACGAGCCCTGAGCCCTGCCCAGGGAACAGCCCTGCTGCTGGCCTTGCCTCCCGCATCTGCAAGGGCAGCGCGCGCCAAGGCGGACGCGCTGCGGGCTGGAGCGTGGCGCGCGGCCCTGCTGGCCAGTGTGGCCGCAGCTGCGTCCCCGGCTCCGGGGCTGGGACACGCGTGCGATGTGGCCCTGCTGCGGGGTCAACTGGCTGGCTACCGACGCGCGCTGGGGCTTGAGGCGGCCGCCGTAGCGCGGCGAGAGCTCGCCTTGGGACTAGAGCCTGGGACCCTGGTGGGGCGCGAGCGCTCGCGACTGGCACTGAACGGAGCTGCCCGTGGAGAGGTGGAGGCGCGCTTGCGGGGCTGGGCCGGCGAAGGAACCGCTGGCGGCGCGGCCTTGGGCGCGCTCTCCTTCCTGTGGCCGGCGGGCGGCGCGGCGGCCACCGGGGGCCTCGGATACCGCGCGGCCCACGGCGTGCTCCTGGCGTCTCTAGACGAGCTGCAGGCGGATGCTGAGAACGTGCTGGGCCCGGGCCCGGGCCCAGACCCTGAGTAA